The window AATATCTTCGACGCAGGCAAAGGGAGAAGCAGCCGATGAAAGATCTGGTAATATATGGAGCGGGAGGGTTTGCCAGGGAAGTCGCTTTCCTGGTAGATGATATAAATTCTGCTTCCGGCTTGCCAGTGTACCGCCTGGTCGGGTACATCTCGGATGCGCCAGGCGATATCGGCGGCAGGGTCGGCGCGTACAGTGTGGTGGGAGATTTGAAGTGGCTTCAGAAGGGGGGGAGAAGGCTTTGCTGCGTTTTTGCGATCGGGACTCCTTCGGTGGTAAAACGGCTCAGTGATCACCTCGCCGGGAAGGATGGTCTTGAATATCCCAATCTTGTCCATCCCTCGGTAGTATGGAATAAGGACCTCATCACAATCGGCAGGGGAAATATAATAACGGCAGGTTCGATATTGATGCCGGATGTCACCGTTGGATCATTCAATATCTTTAATCTTAAGAGTTCATTCGGGCATGACGTAAAAGTGGGGGACTGCTGCGTTATCAACCCAGGCTCGAATATCTCGGGGAATGTATCGATCGGTGACAGGGTTCTTGTCGGTACCGGAGCGACTATTCTGCAGGGCCTTTCGATCGGTGATGAAGCGGTCGTGGGAGCAGGCGCCCTGGTCACGAAAGATGTCAGGGAGGGTACGACAGTCTTTGGCGTGCCAGCGAGAAGGATCATGTAATGTCAACGATATTTCCCTGATCGGTGACAGCCTCACAGATAATTTGATTATCCCTGAAACATCCCCCTTCCCGAATCCGTATCCCAGTTGACAGATGAATATACCGTTTGAAATCAGGAGGTACCGATGAAAAGATTATTGATTGTTTCCGCTGTAATAGGGCTGCTTTTTCTTCCCGCCACTCAGAATGCCGGCGCGGCGACTTTCCAAGGAGATTGCGATGACGATCCCTTCAGGGGCGAGGATATCTCGATTGATATCGAAGATGGAGTGATGATCATAGAATGCGAAGAGAATGATGACACGATAGAGATCACGGATGATCAAAAGCTCTATATCAACGGCAAACTCGTCAAGACCAACAGGAGCCAGGAGAGGTTGCTGGGAGATTATTACGATCAGTTCGAGGATATCACCGAATATGCTACCGAGATAGGGATCGAGGGAGCGAAGATCGGAGTGAAAGGGGCGGAGATCGGCCTGAAAGCGGTCGCAAATCTTGTCAAACTCGTATTGGAGGATTACGATTCCGATGATCTCGAGCGGGATATGGACAGGGAATCGGACAAGATAGAAAGAGCGGCAAAAAAACTCGAGAAGAAAGCTGAAAAACTCGAAGAAGTCGCCGAAGATTTTAAAAAGACTCACAGGAAACTGAGAAGATCGATTGAAGAGCTCGATGATCTTCATTGGTTCTAGGAAGATGGCGATCAGGGCATTAAGGCGCCTGAAAGGGAGAATTTGTAAATGGAACAACATGTGACGATTCTTGGGATCCTCAATATCGCCTGGTCGGCTATAGAGATTCTTATCGCTCTTATTGTCTTCATGGCAGTCGCCGGAGGAGGCATGCTCTCGGGTGATATAGAGGTGATGACTATCACTACGACGATAGGGTTCATCATATCGTTCATCCTTCTCATATGCGCCCTGCCCGGCCTTATTGCCGGGATAGCGCTGCTCAAACACCGTGAGTGGGGCAGGATACTCGCCATGGTAATGGGATTTATCAGGATGATCAGCGTTCCCTTCGGTACGATCCTCGGAATATATACGATCTGGGTGCTGCTTAATGAAGAGACGAAGAGATTATTCGCCACGGGTTAGTCTGGAGGCTTGTTCGCAATGTTATCGCTGTTGCTGGAAATATTCTATCTGATCCGGTACGGGATCTGAACGCGATCCGTATTGCAGGAAATAATTGAAAGGAGAGACAGGTGAAAAGCAATATAACGGTCATCGGGGCTATTCATATCGCGTGGGGTCTGCTTGGAATGCTCCTGGCGATGATAATTCAACTCACGCTGGGCGGCGCCGGTATGATAACGGGCGACTATGAAGTGCAGAGGATCCTTGCGATAGTGGCTTCCAGCCTCGCTTTTCCCCTCTTTATTCTCGGTATTCCGGCCCTTGTCGGTGGGATCGGAATACTCAGGATGCGTCCATGGGCGAGGATTCTTCTTCTGGCCTACAGTTTCATAAACCTTCTCAGCATACCTTTCGGTACCGTCCTTGGAATTTTTACGATCAAACTGCTTCTGGACAGGGATACGATCGAGGCGTTCGCTATCGAGAACGGGGCGTTGGCAGGATATGCGGGCGAAAGAAGAGCGGCCCGGTCAGAATCTGTATCCTCCACTGAAGAAGATGATGACATCGTGTCTTGAACTGTTGGCGACGGATGCTTCCAGAGGACCTATCGGAGAATCGAATCCAAGCGTAACGGCAGAGCCGAAATAAAGATCATCCTTTACAAGCAGTTCATTCCACCTGTCGACGGCATTTCCCGCGTTGCCATGCATGACCAGGTAAAGGTACCGCATCGGCTGGAACTGGAGTTCAAGACCTGCCACGA of the Candidatus Krumholzibacteriota bacterium genome contains:
- a CDS encoding acetyltransferase: MKDLVIYGAGGFAREVAFLVDDINSASGLPVYRLVGYISDAPGDIGGRVGAYSVVGDLKWLQKGGRRLCCVFAIGTPSVVKRLSDHLAGKDGLEYPNLVHPSVVWNKDLITIGRGNIITAGSILMPDVTVGSFNIFNLKSSFGHDVKVGDCCVINPGSNISGNVSIGDRVLVGTGATILQGLSIGDEAVVGAGALVTKDVREGTTVFGVPARRIM